A genomic window from Salvia splendens isolate huo1 chromosome 11, SspV2, whole genome shotgun sequence includes:
- the LOC121754532 gene encoding uncharacterized protein LOC121754532 — MENEVVRVLVPDQEQQGQWQGQGGWHRPTLALTSPQKNLIAQFLLQRSTDGVLPRGSCAEAAKKFNIHKRTAERIWHISKQQIDRGEPVMMQGKVTCYQHKDKLMLDEDKFRNLSMLERSTIRKVASKMEVSKTTIGRFLKSNQLKPHTSAIKPRLIETNKIARMKWCLSHIQPTLAEGKLLYHSMHNMVHIDEKWFYMTKTSDRYYLLPDEDMPYRSCKSKRFITKVMFMAAVSRPLCGPDGDIIFDGKIGLFPFTKQIPAQRSSKNRPKGTMETKPIQSITKEVMTPCLLNHAAFFITAIRKVSSHGISLQTLYKGVAFLAK, encoded by the exons ATGGAGAATGAGGTGGTCCGAGTGTTGGTCCCTGATCAAGAGCAGCAGGGGCAGTGGCAGGGGCAGGGTGGATGGCATCGGCCTACATTAGCATTGACTAGCCCTCAAAAAAACCTCATTGCGCAGTTTCTTCTACAGCGAAGTACGGATGGAGTGCTGCCAAGAGGTTCTTGTGCAGAGGCTGCCAAAAAATTCAACATCCACAAAAGGACAGCAGAGAGAATATGGCACATTAGTAAGCAGCAGATAGACAGAGGGGAACCTGTCATGATGCAAGGCAAAGTAACAtgttatcaacacaaagataaaCTCATGTTAGATGAAGACAAGTTTAGAAACCTGTCCATGCTTGAGAGATCAACCATAAGGAAGGTTGCTTCTAAGATGGAAGTAAGCAAGACAACAATTGGTAGATTTCTTAAGAGTAATCAATTGAAACCTCATACAAGTGCTATCAAGCCTAGACTTATTGAAACCAACAAAATTGCAAGGATGAAATGGTGTCTTTCTCATATTCAGCCAACACTCGCTGAAGGTAAACTTCTTTACCATTCAATGCACAACATGGTTCATATTGACGAGAAATGGTTCTACATGACAAAGACATCAGATAGATACTACCTGTTGCCGGATGAAGATATGCCATACAGGTCCTGTAAGTCCAAGAGATTCATCACTAAAGTGATGTTCATGGCTGCTGTGAGTAGGCCACTTTGTGGGCCTGATGGAGACATCATATTCGATGGTAAAATAGGGTTATTCCCATTCACAAAACAGATACCGGCCCAAAGAAGTTCAAAGAACAGGCCAAAAGGGACAATGGAGACAAAGCCTATTCAATCAATTACCAAGGAAGTCATGACACCTTGTCTCCTAAACCAT GCTGCATTTTTTATTACTGCCATCAGAAAAGTTTCATCACATGGCATCAGCCTCCAAACCCTTTATAAGGGGGTGGCTTTTTTGGCTAAATAG